The nucleotide window GCAAGGATTCCTGGTTTTCAGCAAAGTACAGCATCCACTGGAACTCTCTATCCACAAGGCTGTGTTCAGACAGGGAGCCATGCCACACAGAGAATGTGGCTGAGAAAAGGGGTTTCCAGACACACCTACCAGAGCCAAACATCACAAACACTTTCTGGACAGGGACCAAGCCTTCTCATTCTTGAGGAATGCAAGAACTATGCCAGTGTCTGTGCAGTGGAGACAGACACACATCAGGTGTTCCTTTTCCAGTAGACAACAGAAGGACAACAGAAATAATCTCCTTTTAACCCAACAAGAGCTCTTCTCTTCCAGGGATTCAAGACCAAGAATGCTCTTCTTTAACAACTACTTCTACCTTCCCCACATAGAAGTTCCATGACATAGTTCAGGAACTAGTTGAGTACAGATTATAAAGCCAATGTGTCAACTAGTCTCTCCCTTCAATAATACATCTTGAACAAATCTACCCCAAACTTTAATAGTCTTTAATAGATATgtttaaagagaagagaaatttggGTTTCATAAAAAAGATGACCTGGAAGATATGACCAAACACCAAAGAGGTTTCTAGTTGCAAAACCCTGACAAATGACAATGGAAATGAAACTTTACGCACCGATTCCAACAAGGTGTGTCTGCTGACCTTTAGGGTGACTTTGGAATGTGGTCTTTTCATATGTACCTGCCGAAGCTCTCGCTGGAAAAAGTTCACCTTATCCTGAAAGGTCTCGGAGCCTCCTGCGGAGCAAAGGATCCATCACGATGACAGCCTCATTACAAGACATCTGTGTAGTCCAGCCCACACCTTCAGACACCCAGGGTGGTTGGAGTTGCTGCCTTTCCTGTCAGAAGCCCTGTCCAACCTTACCTATATTCTTATGGAGGGAGCGGATGAAAGTGGCTGCTAGAATGTTCCTCTCCTTACAGCTGAGCTCCACAGGTGGTTGAATGCCATCATCTACCACCAGTGTGAGGAGCTTATGAACAGGGTCGGGGCCAAGGTATGaaaactaacaaagaaaaaaaaagaaggcgtTAATCTATAAAATCCTGAAATCCAGCAAAAACTTTCCCTAACCTTCGGTAccaaccaataaataaattaagcctATTTTCTCGAAGCCTATTATCTCCCAGGAGTATATCGCCTTGTTTTTCATCTCAGTGCTCTATAATCCAACTGTACTTTAAATCATTTGAGTCACAGAGACTAGATTTAGTGAGGATCATAGGCAACACTACGGCCCTCCTAACATAAAATATAAGGGTGAAGACAGTAAAGATATATaagatacaggggcacctgagtcggttaagcgtctgccttggctcaggtcatgatcccagggacctgggattgagccccgggttgggctccctgagcactggggagtctgcttctccctctgcccctccccctgcttgtgctctctctctctctcatatgctctctctctctttttcaaataaataaataaaatcctaaaaaaaaaaaaaaaagatctacaagAAACAAATGACTAGCTGACGAGGTTAGGCAGACTGGCTGGAGGAAAGCAATTCACCTTTAGATTCCAaaagctcagaaaagttaaaacaaatgtttttaatatatgagAATGCTCACTCTAAAAGAGTTAGCTTCAGCGCAATGGAAACCAAGCTTGGGCCAGAACTGCCAACACCCTCTCCATTAACTTAGTCTCAGGGGCAAAAGATAACTGTTGAAGAATTCTGACTTGCTACTAATTCCTGTGTCTGTAGGCTTGTGTCCTTCTAGAACTTCTATATTGTTCATGCCATGTTGTGAGGAGAAAACAACCCTTTCTTTCTGGCAATGACTCCTGTGTGCACAATAAGAATTTCCAGAAACACTGAAAGCCCttctaggaaaagagaaaaggcagaaacatTCCAGGGTTCAGTCGACTCAGCATGAACCAGATGTAAGGTTCAACTTACTTTTGTTCCTGGGCACACTCGGAAGGTATAAAGGCGCCAGGGAATGATTTTCAGGTAGAACTCCTTCACTGAGAATTGCTGAAGgaccaaaatacagaaaaggaagggaatgatGAAGAGAAAAGGTTTATTTGGGtattgtaattatattttcttttctttaaattatgttatatattgtaATTAAGAAATCAGAGTCCATACCTCCATTCCTCGTAAACTCTTCCCTCAAAAATTTCTTAGTCCTAACATCAAATCAGTAACATCCAATTCTATCTTAAAATAGGCAAATCGAAAATATTACTCTGACAATGCAATTTCACACAGAGACACTGCATAACCTTAACACTCAAGTCTCACTACCATTTCTACATATCTGAGATCACGTTTTCACTTTATGAGTAAACATTTCACCTAGAAATGGGCAAAATCTCCCTCTGTTCAGCTGGGTGCTGCTCAGACTTGGACAGGGGATACCAGTGGCCTACACGCACTGCTTTCTCTCTATTAGAATGGTACCAAGGATCTGCCACGGGAGggcaagtggggggtgggggtgtgtgtgaagGTGGTGGTGTGGTTTCAAACAAAAAAGTTCATAAGTTCATTCTTAACGTAAGAATAAAGAAGGGTCTCTTTATAGtgatataaaaaaaggaaaaaacaaagcaataacctttaatctaaaaaaaaaactgttaccTAAATGTACAGATCAGACTTTTACTTGATTTAAAAACTCTTCatgaagaaaatttcaaacacatacTGAAGAAGAGAAAACGGTACAACGAACCCACCACCAGGCTTAACAGTTACCACTTCATAGtcaatcttgtttcatctataccTCACCCTGGCCCTCATTTCCATTCCCCTAGTCCAAAGTAGGgctagatttttaaatgataaaagacaCGTAGTGAAGTCTGAAGTAGAACAAAATTAGAACTCTGTTTTGGTTATGAGATTAAAGGGATGTAATAAGATGTTTCAAGAGCTCTTTCTTCTGAGATCTGAATGACTaagcaaaatacaaatattaaaaagaaaattcctaaCACACAGTGCCTCTTAGCTCAGGGGCCTTGGGAAGCTCACCTCCTTGCCTCTGCCAAAATTTCTCTATTCCAATCTTGTTGCCTGATAGTGACATGCGTTTATTGTGGTTTCGCAAAGCACAGAATGAAAGACCAAATTGTTTCAAAACAGCGTAAGGGGCCAACGGTAACTTTTATACCAGCGAAAAACTTTTAATGGTCGAAAGtagctttctttaaaattctaggaGCCATGCCTTGAAAAATTTTCCCAGGAGCAAAGGGCAGAATGCCTCTGGTGCTCTAAAGCACCAAGATACATAGAATCTCGAGACAGAGTTTTCATCTAGTCCAATCCAAACAGGTGCAACAGAAGAGGGGGCACCATCTTCGGCTCAACCTTAAGTAGCCTCTCTTAGTAGCCCAGAAATCAGTACCCTGATTCTCACGCTAATACTTTGTGGTTTTATTACAATGGCCAATTATTTGCAGGTTCACACAGGGGGATTTTGAGACAAGAATGGGaggtccaggggtgcctgggtggctcagttggttaagcagctgcctttgtcggaggtcatgatcccggggtcctggaattgagccctgcatcgggctctctgctcagtggggagcttgcctctccctctccttccacctgccccaactcatgccttctctctcaaataaataaatacactcttaaaaaaaagaaaaaaaagaatgggaggtCTGACCTTTGGTGACACATAGCAGTACACCTTCTTCGGTTTCTTCACCTTCTCAGGGGTCTGGCACTCAGAGGGTGaatcttcatcttcctcctccagaGCTGTGGAAGGCCGGCGCTGGGTGGAGCTCATGTGCATGGGTGGAAGGTGCCAGGGTGTGCTGGTACAGTTGGTAGCATTATAAAGATAAGCCTCAAAGTAAATGCTCACTCCTGAGGTGGACACATTGCGTTCAACAATGTTCTTCTCATTCTCTGAAGTATAACAAGGAATAAGGTTTTAAAGTAGgagatgggggagaaaagaaatgacCTGTCACTAGACCTTTAGTCCATAGGACTCTAAGCCAAGTTTGGCTCAAATACCAAATGTGTGTGAGGCTGGGCAGAAGAATGCAGACACACAAAGAACACGTGGTCTGGGAACGGGACTAAATCACAGCTTTTCTTTCAACTCACCACTTAGGACAATAATGTCAAATTCACCATTATTGATTGGCTGATTTTGGTATGAAATGCAGGCATGGAAGCAGCCGCGAGAATGCAGGGTGAGTCGCAAGAACACCTGGCAGGTCTGCCTGTTGGATGTCACTGACTTCTCAAATGAGACACCAGTGCTCTCTTCTTCTTGAGGACCGAGCTATAGGAGGAAAACAGAGCATCACTGAACGCATAGAATTTTCCCTACTGCATGGCAATTTACTCTTTACAAAGAACTCTCCTATCTACAAGCTGATCTAAGTCTCCTAATTCCTCATAAGATAGGCACTGTCAGACGAAGGAAGGACAGCACAGAAGTCAGGGTGGAGACGAgaggaagtgaaggagaaagggTGAGAATGACAGAGAAGGAGCccacagaagaggaagggaagctgCTTACCTCATGAATGGACACACTGTAATTGTGCTCATCTCTCAAGGATGCGGAATTGTTGGTCGGATTGTCATACTCATCTCGGGGCACTATTTGAAGGGTGTGTGGCTGTCCACAGGTCAACACAAGAGTAGAAAAGTGGCACACTATTTTGGTCTTGGAAGGAACCACCATTCCTGGAACAGACAATGGAATCTAATCCTTACAGGAGGTCTTTTCAGAGCACAAAGATCTCTTCAATCAGTGAGCCCCAGAGAGCTGGGCCCCACCCAATTCCTAGGGATAAACACCACCATTAAgaggatgagaaaaagaaagaaaaagagattcatTCAAATGAACTGGGGGACTCATTTTCATAAATTTCCAACCATTGCTgtgctaaacaaaataagaaaaggacCCAGGAAACAGAACTGAGAGTTCCATAGTGCCTACACAGCCCCACTGGGAACCTGCAAGTGAGGCAGGCCTCAGAAATAAGCTAAACAattgcaaaacaaagaaacaaaaaacccctgaaaCACTTAGGAGCAAATCTAAGGACAAATGTACAAGGCTcctatgctgaaaactacaaaatgcaaatgaaagaaaggaaaaggtctGTATAAAGTCAGAGGTTACCATGTTTATGAACTGGAAGATTCAccatagtaaagatgtcaatctTCCCCAAGTAATATACAGATTTAACACCATTCTTATCAAAATCTCAGTGAGAGTGTTCGTAGATATAGAAAATATTgttctaaaatttgtacggaaagACAAAAGGATCTAGAGTAGCAAAATACAATCCTGAAAAACAGTAAAGTAAGCAGAGTCAGTTTACCCAATTTCAGGATTTACTGTATAACCACAGTAATCCAGATTCTGTAGTAATGATGGAGGGACAGACCCAAATATCGATGGAACAGGACAGAGGACCCAGAAATATGTCTAACTGATCTTTAACAAAGGTACAAAAAAAGATCAACGTAACAGGagaaagatggtcttttcaacaaatggtactggagcAACTAGACATctataagcaaaaaaataaaataaaataaaaaacccaaaaacaacaacaacaaaaaacttgacatagtatacaaaaattaactaaaaatggatcatagccttaaatataaaatgtaaaactttaagggaaaaaaacacaggagGAAATCTTCGGGATCTAGAACTTGTCAAAAAGTTCTCAGATAACTAAAGCAtgatccttaaaagaaaaaattaataaactgaattcatcagaattaaaaacttttgctttgtGAAAGACCGTGTTAAGGGgacaaaaagaaaagctaaagatTGATAGaacaggtgtgcctgggtggctcagttggctaagcatctgccttcagctcaggtcatgaccctacagtccccccatgtcaggctctgtgctcagtggggagcctgcttcttcctctccctttgcccctccccactcatgctttctctctctcactctctctcaaataaataaaatcttaaaaaaaaaaagattgacagaACATATTTGTAAACCACATATATAGCAGAGGACTAGTAtgcagaatatacaaagaattctcaatagtaaaaaacaaaaacatccaattagaaaataggcaaaagacatttcaccaaagaggatacacaaatggaaaacaagcacatgaaaagatgtacagcatcattaaccattagggaaatgcagattaaaactaccacacccttggggcacctgggtggctcagtcagttaagcatctgcctttggctcaggtcatgatcccagagtcctgggacagagtcccccatcaggctccttgctcagcggggatcctgcttctccctctgcttgccgctacccctgcttgtgctctctctttctgacaaataaataaataaaatcttaaaaaacaaacaaacaaacaaaacctatcACACCCttaacagaatggctaaaataaaaaacagtaacaatatcaaatattggcaaggatgtgaagaagaaactggatcattcattcatacattgccagtaggaatgtaaaatgctaaaggcactctggaaaagagtttcgcagtttcttaaaaatactaagtgtggggacgcctgggtggctcaattggttaggcatctgccttcggctcaggtcatgatcccagggtcctggataaAGTCCCCCagcaggctccttgttcagtggggagcctgcttctccctccacctgacactcctcctgcttgtgctctctccctgacaaataaataaataaaatccttaaaaaaaatactaagtgtGTAACTACCATACGACCCAGAAATTATATTCCTGGGCATTTACACTAAAGAAATGGCAAcgtatgttcacataaaaacctgtgcATGAATTCTCATAGGCCAAACTGAAAACGACCCAGGTGTCCTTCAACTGGTAAATAGTTAAACTATGGTACATTCGCActgtggaatactactcagaaataaaaaggaaccaactaCTGGTATACTCAACAACTTGGTTGAATCTTCAGGGAATCAGGCTGagtgaaatataatttcatttattaaagattttttaaattgtatttatttgagagagagagagcgcacacaagtggcggggaggggcagagggagaagcagactccctgtggagcagggagcccactgcagggctccatccctgaaccttgggatcacgacctgagccaaaggcagatgcctaaccaactgagccacccaggcacccaatataattccatttatatgacattcttgaaatgtcattatagaaaataatagaaatggagaagagattaGTGGGCGGCCAGGGGTTAAGAAacaggtgggtggggagggaaaatGTGTGGCTATAAAAAGGCAACATAAGGATCCTCattgtgatggaaatgttttataccCTGACTGTATCAATGTCAGTAACCTGGCAGTGATACTGTACTTTAGTTTTTTAAGATCTCACAACCCTTGGGGGAAACTGGGTCAAGGGTACACCAGATCCCtctgttattatatttttaaactgctgGACattctacaattatctcaaaacgaagagtttaattttaatttaaaaataaaagactgataCATATGGTAAGGCAAAACTGTTCACCACTGGTGGCAAGGAGGTGGGGTGATGATAATTCCCATGGAAAGGAGTCTGTGAGTGAGTCACTGAAGTAAAGGAGGAGATAGATGCGGAGCAACACGGCTGGGAGCCACCTTGTCCACAGCCTTCCACTattataagagaaagaaaactgaagaccGGGCAGGCAAAGATGCACAAATCTTAAGGCTCCTCTTCTGATCGTTTGACTCCAAAACGTTCCCAAAATCCTCTCATTTCTGTGGATATCAACCTGCCCAGTACTTAATGACACCCTCCAAAGTAAGTCAAGGCAGGGCACACAGTGCAAACAGATCTTAACACACTAAACAGATTCGCTGCAGAATCAGAAGGCAGAGATTACACCTGTAGGCTTCAAAGACAGTGAGCATCTATTATCTGGCATAAAGGGTATGAGTGGGGttaaaaagtaaagagagagGCCTCAACTCTTAGATATTGGCAGCTGGGGCAGACATTCTGCCATAAGAAGGAAAACACATATGGGCAGTAAGGGTGGAATTAGGGCCAAGGGGCTTTTccttgaaaagatttaaaaaatcagaagaatgTATCTTTTGGCTATTCTGGCACCCTTACCCCTTAAGAACTTATTACGTTGATgaccagcaattctattcctacagaaataaaaccatatgtCCACATAAGAACTTGGACACAAAGGCTCACAGCAGAattattcacagcagccaagggtgaaaacaacccaaatgtccatcagctgacaaatgggtaaataaaaggTGGTATAGCCATACAACAGAAcgtcatttagaaataaaaagaaatgaagtactgattcatgctatagcatgaataaaacttaaaagcattatgctaagtgaaaaaggtCATATGTTTTATGACTACACTTACATAAAATGTCCGGagtaggcaaatctacagagtaGATAAATGGTTACTTAGGGATAGGGAGGtttgggggaaatggagagtgacTGGTAACAGCTACTggatttctttctggggtgatgaaaatgctctaaacTGACTGCAGTGCCAATTGCACaactatgaatttttaaaaccatttaactGTATATTTTAACTGGATGGATGATGTGGCATGTGAATTAAATCTTAATAAAGGTGTatgtttaaaaagcaagaaagaaaaatacaggaaggaagggatggagaaagggaggaaaaaaagaagaaagaacatacCAGGCTGGAAAATCTTATAGTAGGGACTGTAGGCCACGTTTAATCCACCGAGCTTCACCGAGATCTCGTAACGCCCCGCCCTACGCACAGTGAAGGCCACCTTGACCACGTTGGAACTGGGTTCCTGGAGGACTTCCTGGGTCACTGGAATTTCCACTGCCAGCTCGACATGAGAGATGTGAACTCTCAGTCCCACAGGCCGATGTGCCGGGAAAGGCTGCCCGTTCTTGTAGAATAACTGTGGTGGGAGATGAGGGGTGCTCATTAGTAAGCAGAAGCAAAAACTGTTTCCCACCTAACTCGAGAGagcttggggagggaggagggagctggcaAATTCCAGTAACCATTGTCCCTACAGTCCTGCACgcagaaacagagagaaatacCACACCTCAGAGAAAACATTAAATCATGAACAAATTCTTAACTTGTTCAGAAGACAGGGATAAAATATACTGCTGAATCCATTTCAACTTGACATTTCTAAACTGCAAATGCTGTGCCCTCTGCATACCCGGCCCTTCTTATTATATTATTGCTGCTAACCCAAATGTGAAGGTAAGTCAGTGGGTACCACTGGCACTGAGTGAGCTAAGgcaccagggctgggggaggagggatgggcagGCAAACTTTTCTATAAAGGACCAGAGGATAGATATTTTGGCTTTGTGGGTCATATGCAGCTACTCGACTCAAGTGTGGTTAACTACTCAAGTgtaaaagcagccacaggcaacAGAGGAagatgaatgggtgtggctgtgttctaataaaagcTTATTTTACAGACACAAGAGGTGGGCCTGATTTGGCCCctcaggccatagtttgccaacccccaATCTATAACACCTATTCTTTCTggtgatatttttcttcttttgaaaaagtaaCATTAAGCTTTATCCATCTTCAAAGCTAAGCACCTACTAAACCAAAATGATAAGAGAAATTTGTGACCCTTCCAGATAGTAACAATTACTAAGTCCCTGGGAATGgctgaaaaataaggaaacatgtTAACATTCCAGGCCAGCACTACCAACAGACTGAATGGGGCTCTGGAAACCAAGTGATTCAGAAAACCCAACGGGTATGGAGACAGAAACATTCCCTTACATGCACTCGGAAGGCCATGCTGTGGCCCACCTCATAGGGGTCCTTCCAATCCCAGGAGACTTTGCAAGACCGGGGATCCAGGTAATTTCCTCGCACGTAGTCATAAATAGTCCGGTCCCCTCTGCGCTCACGGTCCTCATTCTGGAGGAAGCTGACTACGCGTGCGGCAAGCTCAAAGAGGAACTTAATTGTGAAGAAGAATGCAACCACAGACACTGTGATTCCACCtatgtgaaagagagaacacatatACCACCTGCCAGTTACACATTATAGCTTCTCATTGTGGAAAAGGCCAgtcatctttcaaaaattaaaagaagtcaggatgagaggcgcctgggtgacttagtcagttaagcatccaccttcggctcaggtcatgatcccagggtcctgggatcgagtcccacatcagggagaggatggagcctgcttctccctcttcctctgcttgtgcttgcttgcacgtgcactctctctctctctctcaaataaataaataaaatcttaaaataaataaataaagaagtaaggATGAGAGAACAAGACTTCCAAAGAAACACTGTATTGAGCCACTACGTTTGTGGGTGAAGAGAAgaacttctaagattttatttatttatttatttagagagcatacacaagcagcaggaggggcaggagagggagagagaatcttaagcagactccgcactgagcacagggcctgacacagagcttgatcccatgaccctgagatcatgacctgagccgaaaccaggtcggatgcttaactgactgagccacccagatgccccaaagagAGGAACTTCTATACCAGTGGTCGGAAACTACAGGCTAAATCCCATCCACTGACtatttttgtaaatcaagttCTATTAGAACACTGCCCCAcctattcatttacatattgtctaggGCTGCTTTTGCCCTAAACCAGCAGAATTCAGTAGTTATGACACAGCCTGTATGGCCTGGGAAGCCGAAATATTTACTCTATGGACCTTTATGGAAAAAGTCCACCAACCCTGGTTCTATACTGCAGGCCACATAGAATGCCCACTCCCCAGCTCCCTGCATGTGCTAGGCCCTCACAAGAGTCCtaaaaagaatgtgaattctaTTCCCTCCATTTGAAAGTCTTCCCCTCTCTTGTCCACTTGGCAAAAGCCCTCCCCGATCCTCACCTGCATTAGGAGTTCCCTCT belongs to Ailuropoda melanoleuca isolate Jingjing chromosome 14, ASM200744v2, whole genome shotgun sequence and includes:
- the AREL1 gene encoding apoptosis-resistant E3 ubiquitin protein ligase 1 isoform X3 is translated as MFYVIGGITVSVVAFFFTIKFLFELAARVVSFLQNEDRERRGDRTIYDYVRGNYLDPRSCKVSWDWKDPYELFYKNGQPFPAHRPVGLRVHISHVELAVEIPVTQEVLQEPSSNVVKVAFTVRRAGRYEISVKLGGLNVAYSPYYKIFQPGMVVPSKTKIVCHFSTLVLTCGQPHTLQIVPRDEYDNPTNNSASLRDEHNYSVSIHELGPQEEESTGVSFEKSVTSNRQTCQVFLRLTLHSRGCFHACISYQNQPINNGEFDIIVLSENEKNIVERNVSTSGVSIYFEAYLYNATNCTSTPWHLPPMHMSSTQRRPSTALEEEDEDSPSECQTPEKVKKPKKVYCYVSPKQFSVKEFYLKIIPWRLYTFRVCPGTKFSYLGPDPVHKLLTLVVDDGIQPPVELSCKERNILAATFIRSLHKNIGGSETFQDKVNFFQRELRQVHMKRPHSKVTLKVSRHTLLESSLKATRNFSISDWSKNFEVVFQDEEALDWGGPRREWFELICKALFDTTNQLFTRFSDNNQALVHPNPNRPAHLRLKMYEFAGRLVGKCLYESSLGGAYKQLVRARFTRSFLAQIIGLRMHYKYFETDDPEFYKSKVCFILNNDMSEMELVFAEEKYNKSGQLDKVVELMTGGAQTPVTNANKIFYLNLLAQYRLASQVKEEVEHFLKGLNELVPENLLAIFDENEL
- the AREL1 gene encoding apoptosis-resistant E3 ubiquitin protein ligase 1 isoform X2, with the protein product MFYVIGGITVSVVAFFFTIKFLFELAARVVSFLQNEDRERRGDRTIYDYVRGNYLDPRSCKVSWDWKDPYEVGHSMAFRVHLFYKNGQPFPAHRPVGLRVHISHVELAVEIPVTQEVLQEPSSNVVKVAFTVRRAGRYEISVKLGGLNVAYSPYYKIFQPGMVVPSKTKIVCHFSTLVLTCGQPHTLQIVPRDEYDNPTNNSASLRDEHNYSVSIHELGPQEEESTGVSFEKSVTSNRQTCQVFLRLTLHSRGCFHACISYQNQPINNENEKNIVERNVSTSGVSIYFEAYLYNATNCTSTPWHLPPMHMSSTQRRPSTALEEEDEDSPSECQTPEKVKKPKKVYCYVSPKQFSVKEFYLKIIPWRLYTFRVCPGTKFSYLGPDPVHKLLTLVVDDGIQPPVELSCKERNILAATFIRSLHKNIGGSETFQDKVNFFQRELRQVHMKRPHSKVTLKVSRHTLLESSLKATRNFSISDWSKNFEVVFQDEEALDWGGPRREWFELICKALFDTTNQLFTRFSDNNQALVHPNPNRPAHLRLKMYEFAGRLVGKCLYESSLGGAYKQLVRARFTRSFLAQIIGLRMHYKYFETDDPEFYKSKVCFILNNDMSEMELVFAEEKYNKSGQLDKVVELMTGGAQTPVTNANKIFYLNLLAQYRLASQVKEEVEHFLKGLNELVPENLLAIFDENEL
- the AREL1 gene encoding apoptosis-resistant E3 ubiquitin protein ligase 1 isoform X1; the protein is MFYVIGGITVSVVAFFFTIKFLFELAARVVSFLQNEDRERRGDRTIYDYVRGNYLDPRSCKVSWDWKDPYEVGHSMAFRVHLFYKNGQPFPAHRPVGLRVHISHVELAVEIPVTQEVLQEPSSNVVKVAFTVRRAGRYEISVKLGGLNVAYSPYYKIFQPGMVVPSKTKIVCHFSTLVLTCGQPHTLQIVPRDEYDNPTNNSASLRDEHNYSVSIHELGPQEEESTGVSFEKSVTSNRQTCQVFLRLTLHSRGCFHACISYQNQPINNGEFDIIVLSENEKNIVERNVSTSGVSIYFEAYLYNATNCTSTPWHLPPMHMSSTQRRPSTALEEEDEDSPSECQTPEKVKKPKKVYCYVSPKQFSVKEFYLKIIPWRLYTFRVCPGTKFSYLGPDPVHKLLTLVVDDGIQPPVELSCKERNILAATFIRSLHKNIGGSETFQDKVNFFQRELRQVHMKRPHSKVTLKVSRHTLLESSLKATRNFSISDWSKNFEVVFQDEEALDWGGPRREWFELICKALFDTTNQLFTRFSDNNQALVHPNPNRPAHLRLKMYEFAGRLVGKCLYESSLGGAYKQLVRARFTRSFLAQIIGLRMHYKYFETDDPEFYKSKVCFILNNDMSEMELVFAEEKYNKSGQLDKVVELMTGGAQTPVTNANKIFYLNLLAQYRLASQVKEEVEHFLKGLNELVPENLLAIFDENEL